One genomic segment of Leptospira kirschneri serovar Cynopteri str. 3522 CT includes these proteins:
- the secF gene encoding protein translocase subunit SecF, protein MFDFIKYKYVSICVSLALIVFGFGYTYVVHGGFANSLDFNGGLRTVIEFDQNTDRRKLENYFAENKIEAVLLLLDKEKHHYQIDIGLGSVDSILLKYREKNGLKPTDKVELSGIDALISILIADFGIDKNKILSANQVGAIVGGELSSTGTTLLGLTMAIILAYISFRFQFKFALGAILALTHDLILTVAFIGFFQIKPSVPIIAALLTLLGYSINDTIVVFDRIRENAAGNLNQTFGQTINSAINQTLGRTFNTSFATLISIIAIIIGGATELFDFAYVLTFGIVIGTYSSIFIAAPLVDIYDQVIRKARG, encoded by the coding sequence ATGTTTGATTTTATAAAATATAAATACGTTTCGATTTGTGTTTCCCTCGCTCTGATCGTATTCGGTTTTGGTTATACGTATGTGGTTCATGGGGGTTTTGCCAACTCTTTGGATTTTAACGGAGGTCTTAGAACCGTAATCGAATTTGATCAAAATACGGATCGTAGAAAGTTGGAAAATTACTTTGCCGAAAATAAGATCGAGGCGGTGCTTCTTCTTTTGGATAAGGAAAAACATCACTATCAGATTGATATAGGTTTAGGCTCCGTAGATTCAATTTTACTAAAATACAGAGAGAAAAACGGATTAAAACCTACGGATAAGGTGGAACTTTCCGGAATCGACGCTTTGATTTCGATCTTAATCGCAGATTTTGGAATTGATAAAAATAAAATACTCAGTGCCAACCAAGTAGGTGCGATCGTAGGAGGAGAACTTTCTTCCACTGGAACCACTTTGTTAGGGCTTACGATGGCGATCATACTCGCCTATATCAGTTTTCGATTTCAATTTAAGTTTGCTCTGGGAGCCATTTTGGCTTTGACGCACGATCTCATTTTGACGGTTGCGTTTATAGGATTTTTTCAAATTAAACCGAGTGTTCCTATCATTGCCGCCTTACTGACGTTACTCGGGTATTCGATCAACGATACGATCGTAGTATTTGATAGAATCAGAGAGAATGCCGCGGGAAATTTGAATCAAACTTTCGGACAGACGATTAATTCCGCGATCAATCAAACTCTGGGAAGAACGTTTAACACTTCTTTTGCGACGTTGATTTCTATCATAGCGATTATCATCGGAGGAGCGACCGAACTATTCGATTTTGCCTACGTTCTCACGTTTGGAATTGTGATCGGAACGTATTCTTCCATTTTTATCGCAGCCCCTCTTGTAGATATTTACGACCAAGTTATACGAAAGGCTCGCGGCTGA
- a CDS encoding bifunctional diaminohydroxyphosphoribosylaminopyrimidine deaminase/5-amino-6-(5-phosphoribosylamino)uracil reductase — translation MTSLPEKFREELRKLSFLSMGESSPNPPVSCLITDIENKRIFAKGRTSPTGGPHAERNAYYEFINNGFSSKPHNVWVTLEPCTHHGKTPPCLDLILEHKPKTLYYGLKDPNPLVRKNDGLEICRNAGIQVVLDFGLKEIAEESLFGFISRIEKQKPSMIIKSAVSKEGFFTTKDKATVRLSGNLSDRLTSILRAKCDAVLIGPRTLFQDLPGLDFRIGGNWATDLGTIQENIFGESNGFDISRWFEAGVDLERAGVLKFEHGPYFERRDKIEDLEKNLGTSSEITNQGTSRFLKNILKYGFNPEISEIHRRDQESYQPYRVFVIFEEKNIPEAWIEKQRRINKKNDSKKCVFFLKRNEFFSEKTKGLLESLTENKIYTFDPETMAEECLNVLSSIGVNLTLVEGGNLMYETFSSKMRDDDLILKIRSIFTIPEGIRPKLITDSETLIWKTNVGKDIWEVHGCLPV, via the coding sequence ATGACTTCCCTCCCGGAAAAGTTTCGGGAGGAATTGCGTAAACTTTCTTTTTTATCTATGGGAGAAAGTTCGCCGAACCCACCCGTTTCTTGTCTTATTACGGATATTGAAAACAAACGAATATTTGCCAAAGGCAGAACTTCGCCTACCGGTGGACCACACGCGGAAAGAAATGCATATTATGAATTTATTAATAACGGATTTTCGTCAAAACCGCATAACGTGTGGGTGACTCTTGAACCTTGTACACATCACGGTAAAACCCCTCCTTGTTTAGATTTAATTTTAGAACATAAACCGAAAACTCTTTACTACGGTTTAAAAGATCCTAATCCTCTCGTTCGTAAAAACGACGGTTTGGAAATTTGTAGAAATGCTGGAATTCAAGTGGTTTTAGATTTTGGTTTAAAAGAAATTGCGGAAGAAAGTTTATTTGGATTTATTTCGAGAATTGAAAAACAAAAACCTTCTATGATTATCAAATCGGCGGTTTCTAAAGAAGGTTTTTTTACCACCAAGGATAAGGCTACGGTTCGACTTTCTGGAAATTTATCAGATCGCCTAACTTCTATTTTGAGGGCAAAATGTGACGCGGTACTCATTGGCCCTAGGACTTTGTTCCAAGATCTACCTGGTTTGGATTTTAGGATCGGAGGCAATTGGGCTACCGATTTGGGAACCATTCAGGAAAATATTTTTGGTGAAAGTAATGGATTTGATATAAGCCGCTGGTTTGAAGCGGGAGTCGATTTGGAACGGGCAGGAGTTTTAAAATTTGAGCATGGGCCTTATTTTGAGAGAAGGGATAAAATCGAGGATTTAGAAAAAAATCTGGGAACAAGTTCTGAAATTACGAACCAAGGAACTTCCAGATTTTTAAAGAATATTTTAAAATACGGTTTTAATCCGGAAATTTCGGAAATTCATCGTAGGGATCAAGAAAGTTATCAACCATATCGTGTTTTTGTTATATTCGAAGAAAAAAATATACCTGAGGCTTGGATTGAAAAACAAAGAAGAATCAACAAAAAAAACGATTCTAAAAAATGTGTTTTTTTTCTAAAACGAAACGAATTTTTCAGCGAAAAAACCAAAGGGTTGCTCGAGTCCTTAACGGAGAACAAAATTTATACCTTTGATCCGGAAACGATGGCAGAGGAATGTCTGAACGTTCTATCTTCAATAGGAGTTAATCTGACACTAGTTGAAGGTGGAAATTTGATGTATGAAACTTTTTCTTCTAAAATGAGAGACGACGATCTCATTTTAAAAATTCGATCTATTTTTACCATACCAGAAGGTATAAGACCTAAGTTGATCACGGACTCTGAAACCTTAATTTGGAAAACGAATGTCGGAAAAGACATTTGGGAGGTGCACGGATGTTTACCGGTTTAG
- the secD gene encoding protein translocase subunit SecD, with the protein MKSATWIFLPLLIILAATVILYPNFATRELELAVRKEFISIPPEQKKAILSRFEERWNREYKQSDWVISPSPSELKDEPFLLVKGRFITSAKINQISQENPELILEAKNKLRPTLVEEWITKGRPLTIKLGLDLQGGMRVAMKGDFEDYASKLRESYIREIENLNKTVADPSADEKEKKKAKDRLSEIESYFELSPSRKLLELEKAKLIIDNRLTSQNLTEPQVRIQKDQDSIEVSLPGVTNSSQILEIIQNTETVEYRLEEPENSAGNGLTYAAIIQQEENRLLELKRREETDIVEYQNIIKQKLGKAEQDKFLQGLEEKYKIPRDKYRVFAYWARGNHQNSALLPRKFVVLEKAIALDGRDMRDARPSFENNSFGYIVSFTLTSSGAEKFFEITSQNKGRNLAIVWGDKVVSAPTIRSAIAGGVAQIDGSFTKEEAVDLANVISEGALPIPLRVLEMRFIGPTLGIESIEVGMKAVLIGFVLVMFYMILIYRLSGMVANIALFANIVILSALLSLMGFTLTLPGFAGIILTVGMAVDANVIIYERIKEELRAGKSATVAVAQGFDNAFWTIIDSNVTTLISGILMIRLGNGPIKGFAITLCWGIITSLFTSLFLSRLVMDLLVNRLGVQKLQLGFKKLES; encoded by the coding sequence TTGAAATCTGCGACATGGATTTTTTTGCCGCTCTTGATTATTTTAGCGGCCACAGTGATACTTTATCCCAACTTCGCGACTAGAGAGTTGGAACTTGCGGTCAGAAAAGAATTTATTTCTATTCCTCCGGAACAAAAAAAGGCGATCCTTTCCCGTTTTGAAGAACGTTGGAACCGAGAATATAAACAATCCGATTGGGTCATTTCTCCTTCTCCTTCCGAACTTAAGGATGAACCTTTCTTGTTGGTAAAAGGAAGATTTATCACTTCTGCAAAGATCAACCAAATCTCTCAGGAAAATCCAGAACTGATCTTGGAAGCCAAGAACAAACTTCGTCCTACCTTGGTGGAAGAGTGGATCACAAAGGGACGTCCTCTGACGATCAAACTTGGTTTGGATTTGCAAGGTGGAATGAGAGTGGCGATGAAAGGAGATTTTGAAGACTATGCTTCTAAACTCCGGGAAAGTTATATTAGAGAAATTGAAAATTTAAATAAAACCGTGGCGGACCCTTCTGCAGACGAAAAGGAAAAGAAAAAAGCCAAGGACCGTTTGAGTGAAATTGAAAGTTACTTTGAACTTTCTCCGAGTCGAAAACTTTTAGAATTAGAAAAAGCGAAACTGATCATAGACAATCGTTTAACGAGCCAAAATTTGACCGAACCTCAGGTAAGGATTCAAAAAGATCAAGATTCCATAGAAGTTTCACTTCCGGGCGTAACCAATTCTTCCCAAATTTTGGAAATCATTCAAAATACTGAAACCGTGGAATATCGTTTAGAAGAACCGGAAAACTCTGCCGGAAACGGTTTGACATACGCCGCCATCATTCAACAAGAAGAGAATAGACTTCTCGAATTGAAAAGAAGGGAAGAGACGGATATAGTAGAATATCAGAATATTATAAAACAAAAACTTGGAAAGGCAGAGCAGGATAAGTTTCTGCAAGGTCTGGAAGAAAAGTATAAAATTCCGAGGGATAAATACAGGGTTTTTGCATATTGGGCCAGGGGGAATCATCAAAACTCCGCTTTACTTCCTAGAAAATTTGTTGTTTTAGAAAAAGCGATCGCTTTGGACGGAAGGGATATGAGGGACGCAAGGCCTTCCTTTGAAAATAATTCTTTTGGATATATCGTTTCTTTTACTTTGACTAGCAGTGGGGCAGAAAAATTCTTTGAGATCACTTCCCAAAACAAAGGTAGGAATTTAGCTATTGTTTGGGGAGATAAGGTTGTATCTGCTCCAACGATTCGAAGTGCGATCGCTGGCGGTGTGGCTCAAATAGACGGTTCTTTTACAAAGGAAGAGGCGGTCGATCTTGCAAACGTGATCAGTGAAGGTGCGCTTCCGATTCCTTTGAGAGTTTTGGAAATGAGATTTATCGGACCTACTCTTGGGATTGAATCTATCGAAGTGGGTATGAAGGCGGTTCTGATTGGATTTGTTCTAGTCATGTTCTATATGATTTTAATTTATCGTCTTTCGGGTATGGTGGCAAACATCGCACTTTTTGCGAATATAGTGATCTTAAGCGCTCTTCTATCTTTGATGGGATTTACTTTGACTTTACCTGGTTTTGCCGGGATCATTTTGACGGTAGGTATGGCGGTGGACGCTAACGTGATCATCTATGAAAGGATCAAAGAAGAATTACGTGCGGGTAAGTCCGCGACTGTCGCCGTGGCGCAAGGGTTTGACAATGCGTTTTGGACGATCATAGATAGTAACGTAACTACTTTGATTTCCGGGATTTTGATGATTCGTCTTGGAAACGGTCCGATCAAAGGATTTGCGATCACTTTGTGTTGGGGAATTATCACTTCTCTTTTTACGTCCTTGTTCTTAAGTCGTTTAGTGATGGATCTTTTGGTCAATCGTTTAGGGGTTCAGAAACTCCAACTTGGCTTTAAAAAATTGGAGTCCTAA
- the rimO gene encoding 30S ribosomal protein S12 methylthiotransferase RimO, producing MEKKFYITTLGCPKNTADSMSMHHSLLEEGFTPASLPEESDFHFINTCTFIQSATEETIQTILSAAQVKKQNHQKLVVVGCFAERYPDNIRSEIPEVDLFFGTGKYSQAGKILREKFPELSPSRLEFNDSLLERWKLSSKIENYSKPYAYVKVSDGCNRGCSFCIIPSFRGKFVESPLDDILRDTNRAIRAGAKEICLVSQDTVYYGRDSEILLNMVRKVAEIDSLEILRLLYLYPDKKTEKLIRLMGETSKIAPYLESPLQHVSSKILKLMNRVGESSYFKDLFSLAREVKPGLEIRTSFIIGYPGEEPEDVDQILRFIEDTRPEKVNLFSYSPQEGTKGAQLKQTVSEREKSKRINLIRDSHLQILEEIHESRIGRIYDAIVDGVEDGQALVRRFQDAPEMDEVVYVDDVSLIPGKIGKVRIDSFYEYDMNGTWA from the coding sequence TTGGAGAAGAAGTTCTACATCACCACACTCGGCTGTCCTAAAAATACTGCGGACTCTATGAGTATGCATCATTCTCTTTTGGAAGAAGGGTTTACTCCTGCTTCTCTACCTGAAGAATCCGATTTCCATTTTATCAATACTTGTACGTTCATTCAATCCGCTACGGAGGAAACGATTCAGACCATTCTTTCGGCGGCCCAGGTAAAAAAACAAAATCATCAAAAGTTAGTCGTAGTAGGTTGTTTTGCGGAACGTTATCCGGACAATATACGTTCTGAAATTCCGGAAGTGGATTTGTTTTTTGGAACCGGCAAATATTCACAAGCTGGAAAAATTTTACGAGAAAAATTTCCGGAACTTTCTCCTTCTCGATTGGAATTTAACGATAGTTTATTAGAAAGATGGAAACTATCTTCCAAAATCGAAAACTATTCTAAACCGTATGCCTATGTAAAAGTTTCTGACGGTTGTAATCGAGGTTGTTCTTTTTGTATCATTCCTTCCTTTCGGGGAAAGTTCGTAGAATCTCCGTTAGACGATATTTTAAGAGATACAAATCGAGCGATACGCGCGGGCGCTAAGGAAATCTGTTTGGTTTCTCAAGATACGGTCTATTACGGAAGGGACTCCGAAATACTTTTGAATATGGTTCGTAAAGTTGCAGAGATCGATTCTCTCGAAATTCTAAGATTATTGTATTTGTATCCGGATAAAAAAACCGAAAAGTTAATTCGTTTGATGGGAGAAACTTCTAAGATCGCTCCTTATTTGGAATCTCCTCTACAACACGTATCTTCTAAAATTCTAAAGCTGATGAACCGAGTTGGAGAAAGTTCCTATTTCAAGGATCTATTTTCTCTTGCCAGAGAAGTTAAACCGGGTTTGGAAATTCGTACTTCGTTTATCATCGGTTATCCGGGGGAAGAACCCGAAGACGTGGATCAGATTTTACGTTTTATTGAAGATACCAGACCTGAAAAAGTGAATTTATTTTCCTATTCTCCTCAAGAAGGAACCAAAGGTGCCCAACTCAAACAAACCGTTTCCGAAAGGGAAAAATCGAAACGAATCAATCTGATCCGTGATTCTCATTTGCAGATCTTAGAGGAGATACACGAATCTAGAATCGGTCGAATCTACGATGCGATCGTGGACGGGGTGGAAGACGGACAAGCGCTGGTTCGTAGATTTCAAGACGCTCCCGAAATGGATGAAGTAGTTTACGTAGATGACGTTTCTCTCATTCCGGGTAAGATCGGAAAAGTGCGGATCGATTCCTTTTACGAATACGACATGAACGGAACTTGGGCATGA
- a CDS encoding SRP-less Sec system protein yields the protein MKKISVLILIFLFLGNLALFSQDGEEIDFLEKVTEPKKTVSKKSSNTAGTSSGTSTPKKKEKKRSKKKRSKKSSSSLPNNLEETQKKNINHNETSSGNDHSNLNGGNSGSSNTLESGNVDEQRTSASKIDLKDLPKPYWVNEEVKIHPNNLPGYTVSQKSEQGSSFGSELSEILKLGEDKKKEENKKKVQEVQKSGSFTGFLSEYKKPIIIIVFILLFALYRLKAGKSRGSSSRKSPVTINKMRRD from the coding sequence ATGAAAAAAATTTCGGTCTTAATTCTAATCTTTTTATTTTTAGGGAATTTGGCGCTATTCTCTCAGGATGGGGAAGAGATTGACTTTTTAGAAAAGGTCACGGAGCCTAAAAAGACAGTCAGTAAAAAATCTTCTAATACTGCGGGCACTTCTTCGGGAACATCCACTCCTAAAAAAAAGGAAAAGAAAAGATCCAAAAAGAAAAGATCTAAAAAATCTTCCTCTTCCCTTCCAAATAATTTGGAAGAAACCCAAAAGAAAAATATTAATCATAACGAAACTTCTTCCGGAAATGATCATTCTAATTTGAATGGGGGCAATTCAGGTTCTTCTAATACACTTGAATCCGGAAATGTAGACGAACAACGCACGAGCGCTTCTAAGATTGATCTTAAAGATTTACCTAAACCGTATTGGGTTAACGAAGAAGTTAAAATTCATCCTAACAATTTACCTGGTTATACAGTTTCTCAAAAATCGGAACAAGGTTCCTCTTTTGGGAGCGAACTTTCCGAAATACTCAAGTTAGGTGAAGACAAAAAAAAGGAAGAGAACAAAAAGAAAGTTCAGGAAGTACAAAAATCAGGTTCTTTTACTGGATTTCTTTCTGAGTATAAAAAGCCTATTATCATCATAGTATTTATTTTATTATTTGCCTTATACCGATTGAAAGCGGGTAAATCACGCGGAAGTTCCAGCCGCAAATCCCCGGTTACGATCAATAAAATGAGAAGAGATTAG
- a CDS encoding LolA family protein, whose product MYPSFSHCLEPKIYSDSVSQNLKSDKVSKASDLSKKIPGDPVFLMKKTIILSFFILFLALEPSLLAQPAHNWNSPSEVVKQVKKKFSDLNSYKADFQIQTVSNKKSKNMKGVCLYKKGGRIRYQFNEPSGDEIVSDGKTLYIYIARLNAVGKQDLTLNKSNKSGPIFSNFTDEGLSRIFRKYHYKFDSIEQPQTSSKDGRKYFVLNLEQREKIGGFETMLLYVDAQTYFIQKAVASDGRGKETTIEFSNLEINPDLEDGQFNFHIGGNAKIINNPLVSEQ is encoded by the coding sequence TTGTATCCGTCTTTTAGTCACTGTCTTGAACCCAAAATTTATTCTGACTCCGTCTCTCAGAATTTAAAAAGTGACAAGGTTTCCAAGGCATCTGATCTTAGTAAAAAAATCCCGGGAGATCCGGTCTTTCTCATGAAAAAAACAATCATTCTTTCTTTTTTTATTCTATTTTTAGCCTTAGAACCTTCTCTACTGGCTCAACCCGCGCATAACTGGAATTCTCCTTCCGAAGTAGTCAAACAGGTAAAGAAGAAGTTCAGCGATTTGAATTCTTATAAGGCCGATTTTCAAATTCAGACAGTTTCCAATAAAAAAAGCAAAAATATGAAAGGTGTCTGTCTTTATAAAAAAGGCGGAAGAATCCGATACCAATTTAACGAACCTTCCGGAGACGAAATCGTTTCGGATGGAAAAACTTTATATATATACATTGCCCGCTTGAACGCGGTGGGTAAACAAGATCTTACATTAAATAAATCGAATAAATCGGGACCGATTTTTTCTAATTTTACGGACGAAGGTCTTTCTAGAATTTTTAGAAAATATCACTATAAGTTCGATTCCATAGAACAACCCCAAACCTCTTCTAAAGACGGACGTAAATACTTTGTGCTCAATTTGGAACAAAGGGAAAAAATCGGCGGTTTTGAAACGATGTTGCTTTATGTGGATGCACAGACGTATTTTATTCAAAAAGCGGTAGCAAGCGACGGAAGAGGAAAGGAAACTACAATCGAATTTTCTAATTTAGAAATCAATCCGGATTTGGAAGACGGACAATTTAACTTTCATATCGGTGGAAACGCAAAAATTATCAATAACCCGCTTGTGTCGGAACAATAG
- a CDS encoding helix-turn-helix domain-containing protein, whose amino-acid sequence MNQKRVGQILREAREEKKLSVKDVARETNISVKYILALETEDYSQFPGETFTMGFLKNYGGYLKLDTGQLINLYRGEKIEESQAPLEELTRPTASYYTKINVDKNKIFTIASVLIILISAYLIIDSFIGPSSDDDSVEESGKKLDIPENIDFLSRSIPENRSESFILTPDKGVSFSVSNQQCKLFIDSVEKGGAVNTAVLAFNVYPELTVYKFRLSEGQEKILSYTIPEISSLRRNVRIISQAVTENSAKVLVTLSDEEQKQENNNSVDNTKTLGDVPIQVTLFFNKPSYAEFIIDGQMGFRGLIQTGENRSLEAKDRLELKVGDGSAVEMIQNGKPKITLGRPGKLVKKIFVKTQNPYDSTQSIIKELGE is encoded by the coding sequence TTGAATCAAAAAAGAGTTGGGCAGATTCTCCGTGAGGCGAGAGAAGAAAAAAAACTAAGTGTCAAGGACGTTGCCAGAGAAACTAATATTTCCGTAAAATACATTCTGGCTTTAGAAACCGAAGACTATTCTCAGTTTCCGGGAGAAACCTTTACCATGGGATTTTTGAAAAACTACGGAGGTTATCTGAAATTAGATACGGGACAGTTGATCAATTTATACAGAGGAGAAAAGATAGAAGAATCCCAAGCGCCTCTCGAAGAACTAACTCGTCCTACCGCTTCGTATTATACGAAGATTAACGTGGATAAAAATAAAATTTTTACGATCGCGTCCGTATTGATCATTCTTATATCTGCGTATCTTATCATTGATAGTTTTATCGGCCCTTCTTCCGATGACGACTCGGTGGAAGAATCCGGTAAAAAACTAGATATTCCGGAAAACATAGATTTTCTTTCTAGATCCATTCCGGAAAACAGAAGTGAATCCTTTATTCTTACTCCGGATAAAGGAGTTAGTTTTTCGGTAAGCAATCAACAGTGTAAACTATTTATAGATTCCGTAGAAAAAGGAGGCGCCGTTAACACCGCAGTACTTGCATTTAACGTTTATCCGGAACTGACCGTATATAAATTTCGTTTGAGTGAAGGACAGGAAAAAATACTCAGTTATACAATTCCGGAAATTTCTAGTCTCAGACGGAACGTTAGAATCATCTCCCAGGCGGTGACTGAAAATTCCGCGAAGGTTTTAGTCACGTTGAGCGACGAAGAGCAAAAACAGGAAAATAATAACTCAGTCGATAACACAAAAACGTTAGGCGACGTTCCGATTCAAGTGACTCTATTTTTTAATAAACCTAGTTATGCTGAATTCATCATAGACGGTCAGATGGGATTTAGAGGTCTTATACAAACGGGGGAAAACAGAAGTTTAGAAGCCAAGGATCGTCTGGAACTAAAAGTAGGAGACGGTTCCGCGGTGGAGATGATTCAAAACGGAAAACCTAAAATCACTTTGGGACGCCCAGGCAAACTAGTGAAGAAAATTTTTGTGAAAACTCAAAATCCTTATGATAGCACACAGTCCATCATCAAGGAGTTGGGAGAATAG
- the pgsA gene encoding CDP-diacylglycerol--glycerol-3-phosphate 3-phosphatidyltransferase, whose product MNKAIFNIPNILTMLRVAAVPFFVWFLFQKELEYHIAALILFSVASLTDLIDGYLARKWNQETEFGKFLDPLADKIIVTGCFITFIFLQEQIEFWMVCLIIGRDMLITSLRYLAIRQGQSIRTTMLGKVKTVFQMGAIVLILVFFILISSKKRILINQEYATGKANGLTVFEIATNNAIQFFRNLDQNNGLGDVVFGLGTFVPYWGMLVTTAITVISGIRYLVSNSKVLYPSNLKRMFQKNGTKSSRS is encoded by the coding sequence ATGAACAAGGCTATTTTCAATATTCCTAATATTCTTACTATGTTAAGAGTTGCTGCAGTACCTTTTTTTGTATGGTTTCTATTTCAAAAAGAATTGGAATATCATATTGCGGCTCTGATCCTTTTTTCGGTGGCTTCTCTGACCGATTTGATAGACGGTTATTTGGCCCGAAAGTGGAATCAGGAAACGGAGTTCGGTAAATTTTTAGATCCTCTTGCGGATAAGATCATCGTTACCGGTTGTTTTATTACGTTTATATTTTTACAAGAACAGATCGAATTTTGGATGGTTTGTTTGATCATCGGAAGAGATATGCTCATCACTTCTCTACGTTATCTTGCAATCCGCCAAGGACAGTCGATCCGTACTACGATGCTCGGAAAGGTAAAGACCGTTTTTCAAATGGGAGCCATCGTTTTGATTCTTGTGTTTTTTATTTTGATTTCTAGCAAAAAGAGGATTTTGATCAACCAAGAATACGCAACCGGAAAAGCGAATGGTCTGACCGTATTTGAAATCGCGACCAATAACGCGATTCAGTTCTTCCGAAATTTGGACCAAAATAACGGATTAGGAGACGTAGTTTTCGGTTTAGGAACGTTTGTTCCTTATTGGGGAATGTTGGTCACTACCGCGATCACTGTGATTTCCGGAATCCGTTATCTGGTTTCCAATAGTAAAGTTCTTTATCCTTCTAATCTCAAAAGGATGTTTCAAAAAAATGGAACCAAGAGCAGCCGTTCTTAA
- the trpD gene encoding anthranilate phosphoribosyltransferase: protein MEPRAAVLKLIERKHLTALEAESFMNHVMKGEVSEILLSSFLTAIRSNGESVEEVLGCTLALRKNALRPKTVFPFDLLDTCGTGGDGQGTINISTLSAIVLASLGIKVAKHGNRSVSSHTGSSDILTRLGYQTETTQEEVEAHLVNRGFTFLFAPMWHPSMKHAGPVRKELGFRTVFNMIGPLSNPFSPQFQIIGVYQPELMELFIRVLQSLGLKRALVCHSRDGLDEFSIFQITDYTFLENGVISRHSFDPKILGLSSLNKEEVYASSSDHAEVLARKVLNSESIAGTHAVALNAGAGLFVMRKVETIEQGYQIAKEAILSGKTKKYFEDLISKE from the coding sequence ATGGAACCAAGAGCAGCCGTTCTTAAACTTATCGAGCGCAAACATTTAACCGCATTAGAGGCGGAATCTTTTATGAACCACGTGATGAAAGGAGAGGTTTCCGAAATTCTACTTTCTTCTTTTTTGACAGCGATACGTTCTAACGGAGAATCCGTAGAAGAAGTGTTAGGTTGTACGCTGGCGCTTCGTAAAAATGCTCTCCGACCCAAGACCGTTTTTCCATTTGATCTATTGGATACCTGTGGAACCGGAGGAGACGGACAAGGAACGATCAATATCAGTACTCTTTCAGCGATCGTTTTGGCTTCTTTAGGGATTAAGGTGGCTAAACACGGAAATCGATCCGTTTCTTCTCATACAGGTTCTAGCGATATATTGACTCGGTTAGGGTATCAAACCGAGACGACTCAAGAAGAAGTGGAAGCCCATCTTGTAAATAGAGGATTTACGTTTTTGTTTGCTCCTATGTGGCATCCTTCTATGAAACACGCCGGTCCGGTTCGAAAAGAACTGGGATTTAGAACCGTATTCAACATGATCGGTCCACTTTCCAATCCGTTTTCTCCTCAGTTTCAAATTATAGGAGTATATCAACCGGAATTGATGGAACTGTTTATTAGAGTATTACAATCTTTAGGTTTGAAGAGGGCTTTGGTATGTCATTCAAGGGATGGTTTGGATGAATTTTCAATCTTTCAGATTACAGATTATACTTTTTTAGAGAATGGAGTAATCAGTCGTCATTCGTTTGATCCTAAAATTTTAGGACTTTCTTCTTTAAACAAGGAGGAAGTGTATGCTTCATCCAGCGACCACGCAGAGGTTTTAGCGAGAAAGGTTTTGAATTCGGAATCGATTGCCGGAACACACGCGGTGGCATTGAATGCAGGAGCCGGACTTTTTGTAATGAGAAAGGTAGAAACGATCGAACAAGGGTATCAGATCGCCAAAGAAGCCATTCTTTCTGGAAAAACAAAAAAGTATTTCGAAGATTTAATTTCCAAAGAGTAA
- the yajC gene encoding preprotein translocase subunit YajC — translation MTFYILLQLAQAAGEGDKSPFSTLLLIPIMLVIMYFLVIRPQRNEEKKRKEMIDSLKKGDEVITSSGIHGKVVEIKDNNEVVVLNIAKDTNVSFTASTVLKKKQQADK, via the coding sequence ATGACATTTTATATTTTACTACAGTTAGCTCAGGCCGCCGGAGAAGGAGACAAATCTCCTTTTTCTACTTTGCTTCTCATTCCGATCATGCTCGTGATCATGTATTTCCTGGTTATTCGTCCTCAAAGGAACGAAGAGAAAAAACGTAAGGAAATGATAGATAGTTTAAAAAAAGGAGACGAAGTAATCACTTCTTCCGGAATTCACGGAAAGGTAGTAGAGATCAAAGACAATAACGAAGTAGTGGTTCTAAATATCGCTAAAGATACCAACGTATCTTTTACCGCGAGTACGGTTCTAAAAAAGAAACAACAAGCGGACAAATGA